A stretch of Gemmatimonas aurantiaca T-27 DNA encodes these proteins:
- a CDS encoding carboxypeptidase regulatory-like domain-containing protein has product MILRSVLKVLVLTAGISAFSVLVASPASAQETRVSGVVQVSTTQRPLAGAEILVAGTALQARTDSLGRFELVPVKPGRVQLVVRSLGHREHLRELEVPVHGVEGLVVLLEPITELQRVETRADPLAGKPNLRAFEERKKFGTGRFLDSTQLGYPDPLLWNTLLTQRIPGLRQIAVGSKRVYASSRGAVSINQMPRGDMIDRGNRAPVACYIAIIVDGIRLYSSGPDETLLDINRMGLGRVLAAEYYSVSQLPPEFNRSGTAPCGTLVLWTQY; this is encoded by the coding sequence TTCTCGGTGCTTGTGGCTTCACCCGCCTCGGCGCAGGAGACGCGTGTCAGTGGCGTGGTACAGGTATCCACGACGCAGCGACCGCTCGCCGGTGCGGAAATCCTCGTCGCGGGTACGGCCCTGCAAGCGCGCACGGATTCGTTGGGCCGATTCGAGCTCGTTCCGGTGAAGCCGGGCCGCGTGCAGTTGGTTGTGCGTTCCCTCGGCCACCGCGAACACCTTCGTGAGCTCGAGGTGCCCGTGCACGGCGTGGAAGGCCTCGTGGTCCTGCTCGAGCCCATCACCGAACTGCAACGGGTCGAGACTCGCGCCGATCCCCTCGCGGGTAAGCCCAATCTGCGGGCGTTCGAAGAGCGAAAGAAGTTCGGGACCGGACGCTTCCTCGATTCCACGCAGCTCGGTTATCCGGATCCGTTGCTGTGGAATACGCTGCTGACGCAACGCATCCCCGGACTGCGGCAGATCGCGGTTGGCAGCAAACGTGTGTACGCCTCTTCACGCGGCGCGGTGTCGATCAACCAGATGCCGCGCGGAGACATGATCGACCGGGGCAACCGAGCCCCGGTGGCGTGTTACATCGCAATCATCGTGGACGGCATTCGCCTCTATTCGAGCGGGCCCGACGAAACGTTGCTGGACATCAATCGAATGGGTCTCGGTCGGGTCCTCGCGGCGGAGTATTACTCGGTCTCTCAACTACCTCCGGAATTCAATCGCAGTGGCACCGCTCCCTGTGGCACGCTGGTACTCTGGACGCAATACTGA
- a CDS encoding YciI family protein, whose translation MYALALIRYRRPFEEVAPHVDEHRAYLRELKAQGLLIASGPFDPRSGGGLLLRVPDDDVHGSLDRIRDGDPFVKHSVAQYELLPWAPVIGKEDLDRL comes from the coding sequence ATGTACGCACTCGCCCTCATCCGCTATCGCCGCCCGTTCGAAGAGGTGGCACCACATGTCGACGAGCATCGCGCCTATCTGCGCGAGCTCAAGGCCCAGGGACTGCTCATTGCGTCCGGCCCCTTTGATCCGCGCTCCGGCGGCGGCCTGCTGCTGCGGGTCCCCGACGATGATGTGCACGGTTCACTCGATCGCATTCGTGATGGCGACCCGTTCGTCAAACACTCGGTGGCCCAGTATGAACTGCTGCCGTGGGCACCGGTGATCGGCAAGGAAGACCTGGATCGATTGTAA